The DNA region TGCGAGCAGTGCGGCGCTTCGTACAGCGGCAAGGGCTCCCTGCGGAGACACGTGGCCAAAGCGCACAGTAAAGGCGAATAAAGAGCTTTTTCTTgcgattaaaaaatattgcagaGTTATCATTAATTTCGCATTATgtttaagaaaaaatgttataaagaaAGTTCACACAACTGTTTGGCGAATGATATCTCACCCATCCGCCAGGACATCTTCAATCAGACTTCCACCGATAAAGATTGTGCACGAACGCTTGCAGTTGCAGAGTTCAGCCAGCGTCGCATCCTGCTTGCAGTCTTTATCTAGGATGTGCAGTTCTTCGAGGGTGGCCATGCAGGCAACGGGGATCAACGCAGCGATGTGGTTCTGTGAATATTTAAACTGTATGAGGaattgaatttgtttaaaactgATGTTGGCTTACCTCGGACGGTTCGTTCAGATAAAGGTAAAGTTTACGCAACTTTAGCATCGTCAAGATGCTCGCTATAACGGATTGATCTGTTTCGCGAATTTCGATTGCCAGATGTTGCATTGTGCTTTGCCAAGCGTTGGCAATTTCTTGCACCTCGTGCCAGTCGAAGGTTCTTGTCGTTAACATCAATAACGTGATATTAGGGAACTTTTCTGTGAGGATCGATACATTGACTTTGATTGTACCTCCGATGCAGAGAGAATCTAAAGACGGAAGTGCTGCCTCCACAGTTAAAAACTGTTTCGTGATTACGAATATACTCAGAGAGCGCAAGTTTGTCATTCGATGAATATCATCGAAGATTTGTGAGAAATGCTCAACAGTAAACGTTCCACCCAAGGTCAAATCATCGACGGATGTAAGTGCAAAAGCTGCACGGAAAACTGAAATGCAATCGTTCACAAATAACCCCAACTTCCGCAAATCCTTAATTTCCTGCAAGCAGCGCAAAAAACTCAGCATATTTGGAATGTTCGTTTGACGTTGGGGGAATCGCAGCGTGAGcgattccaaattttcaaaccgGCAAACGTACAACTTGGTCAGCAACCGAGGCAGCAACTCCAAATCAAGGCTCACAAGCCTCGGCGCTACCTCCTTCAGCAACCCCATCATCCTCACGTAACGGCAGCCGATGGTCAGACGACGCAAGTTGGGCAACAGTCCTCGGCACAGCCGCAGATATGACGAAAGTGCTTTGCTGAGGTCAAGCTCATCAGCTTTCACCAGCAGCTCCTCGACCGCTCCGAAGGGACGCAAAAGTTCCAGCAATGCTCCGTCGTTGGCCAACTTGCAATAAAACCTGAGATGTTTTACATTCTCCGCCAGCGGTTCCAGCCACCGAGCGTTGAAGCCTTTCGGCAGGCCAAACCTTACTGCATCAAAAGTCAGTGCAGCATACTTCCGGTTTTGGGCCCATTCCTCAGTATTGCTGAATTGCAAGCCCTGAATACGTAGCTTCACGCGGTCCTTGAGCAGGTAGAACATCAACTCGTTCCAACGGTGACTGACGGCGGAGGCTCGCACCAGTTGGCGAAAGGTGAGCTTCCGGAAGATCATCAACAGAATCTAGACCAAGAAGCTTTCGTTATATTTGAGAGGTCCGAATTAAACCAAACCACCTACCTCGGTCGGCAGGTGTTCGATGAACGTTTCATCTCCACCACCGATTTCTTTACGCTGGTCTACTTTCATTTTTGGTCACGGGTTGTGGCCGTTCCGTAGAGTCCGATTCCGCGAAGCTGTGACTCGCGCAAGGAAAGCAGCAGGAAAAGCCTGCTgcgattttaactttttgacagttattACGGTTATTACCCGTTATTACCACCCGATCAAATGTTATTTACGTAACGTACGTAACGCACGAAAAGAACCCTGTTAGACTGCCCTGTTAGACTGCAGTCCCGCGGTCGTGCGATTCGAAGCGTTATCTACTCGAAATCGATCTTGTCCTGCCATTTTCGAGCGTTTGTCGTGCGTTTTGATCGAATGTCAAAAAGGCGACATCTAGTGCGTGTGAAAATCTTGGCAGGCGTTGATAAAAATCAATGACAGTTGTATTTTCGTGGGTTTCCAAAGGAATAAGTTTAATTTGTAGTTTATAAAATTGTGTTATATTTAGTGAAAAAGCAGATTTAGGAGCATGACGGAACCCAGACAAAACAAAGAATTGAGataaggaatatttattatgGTTTGTTCTCACTTTTTGCtaaatcaataatttgtttCAGACGGGTTGAAAAATGCTGCGCCCACCAAGTGTGAACCAGTTCCGAGCTTGTGATTAATTACAATTTACTTTATTTgacaacaataataaaaaaggaTTGTTTGCAAAtggaaattctttttttatcaaattagcCCAGAAAATCCGAAACGAGAACGTACGACAATGGCAGGACAACCTGAACAACAAAGGCGCCCGAAAACGGCCCGACAACGGCCCGTCAacgtcgattttctcgaaagccgatttcgtcgatcgtcggacaaagtgttgcatataggcacgaaaagggcccgaattccgtcggacaaaccgacggaattcgggccgtTTTGTCGAGCCGTCCGGCCGTTTTCGGGCCGTTGTCGGCCCCGTCCGTCAGTCAGGGAAATGACGGCATGTGCactcaaaatttgaattaatcaagcatacaaaaatcaaaatacacacAAAATCTAGAAAGCACAAAcatgtgttaaaaaaaatcttctggcgattgtccacgctccatacaaaaaagtttttttttgtatggacaattgggtCTTGAAatccggagttttttttaaaaggtccaataaaccaaatttccagtctttgctatttggttttttttaaaccgccttgagtcattGTATTGTCCggtattgtccgtttctttcaaaggtacacgccgcgcggcatttcagaatgtgccataAACAtttttgccagcgattttctgcacttttcgtgcaataaaaaacatacctgGCAGCAATGGCAagcgattcgaagaagaagataaacaaaaacaaaacgcgcagtatgggaattgacagcgcgcatttgccgaaagtgcggcgcgtcgattcgaggctggtatgccgcgtgtctttttcgggaatacgggcaatattaaaaaacacccaaatagcaaaaaccgaaaatttggtttattacgatgccaacatttcaaaaagcatcatgtacacaccatcctttttgagaaaaacgcatttgaatgttgagcatccattttcaattcccattttaatataaaagcaaaataagatgttctaatgataacaaacgatgaaaaacaaatgaaaaacgttgcttttattgatacttgatcatccaaattcaataaaacattatttccgtaattttatatgagaaaaacaaacataacttcttttgaaatcaccaacgtcgatatcaccctgctgtcattgagggggacgctttgttatgattcgtttttcttcgccgaatgtacatggcgctttgttcatgttgctttttttcgtcacgaggttcatgtagtcttttgtttgacaggttgacagggctatataaacagggactgctgatggcagagattttgtttatgttacttatCGAGAGTACGCTATAAAGTAGGTGTTTATTGTACGATTGATATAACAGTAATGAATCTGAACGAGGGTTCTTCTTCATGGCATGCTTCGTTACTTCCAATTCAACACTCCTCCTGAAGTAGAAGTGATGCCCATAGAACTCCTGTTCTCCTCCAGCTTCGTCCTCTGCAACGGCTTCGTGAGTCCATCGGCAATCTGGTTGTCCGTGCTCACATACTCCAACTTCACCACACCTTGCTCCAAGGAATCCCGGATGTAGTGATGCCGGATGTCGATGTGCTTCGTGCGGGGGTTGTAGCCACCGTTCTTGGCGATGGCGATACAACTTTGGTTGTCGCACCGAATTTCGATCGGTTGGTTGGATCCGAACAGCGTTGAAATCCCGCGCCACCACGACGCTTCCTGGACAGCCGCAGACACCGCCATGTACTCGGCTTCGCACGTCGAGAGCGCCACCGTGGGCTGTTTTTTGCAGGACCACGAAATCGCTCCTCCTTGCGCCAGGAAAATGTATCCGCTTGTGGACTTGCGCTCGTCCGGGTCCGATCCCCAGTCAGCATCGCAGTAGCCGACAATCTCCGACTCAGCGTCCCGCTTGTACTCCAGCCTGCGCGTAGCTGTGCCGCGAAGGTATCGCAGCAGGTGCTTCACCGCATTCCAGTGCTTCGGTCCCGGGTTCCGGTTGAACCGGCTCAGGGTGTTGACCGCGAACAGGATATCCGGCCGCGTGCTCTGGGCCAGATACATGAGGCAGCCGACCGCTTCTTGATAGGGGACGTCCTTCATCAGCGCGGTATCGGCCTCGGTCTTCGGGCTCATCTCGTTCGACAGCTTCTCGCTCGCGTTCATCGGGATGCTGACCGGCTTGCACTCACTCATGTTGAACCGCTTCAGAACGGATTCGATGTACGCTTCCTGGTCCAGGGCGATTCCATCTGCCATCCTCTCGATCCGGATTCCGAGGCAGTGCTTCGCGGCTCCCAAGTCCTTCATGCGGAAGTGGCTGCTGAGTTGCTTCTTCAGCTTGTTCGTCCTTGCGCTGTTGTTGCTGAAGATCATCAGGTCGTCGACGTAGATGGCCACGATCAGGATGTTGCCATCGCTCTTGCTGAGGTAAACGCACGGATCGTACTTCGTCGGGGCCAGTCCGAACTTCTTCAGAGCTGCGTCCAGCTTCTGATTCCAGACTCTACTCGACTGCTTGAGCCCGTACAGCGCCTTGTTCAGCTTGCAGACCAGCGACTTCTGTTTGCCGTCGGTGAAACATGGTGGCTGCTCCATGTAGATCTCCTCGTCGAGGTCTCCTTGGAGGAAGGCAGTCACGGCGTCCATTTGATCCACAGCCAGGTCGTGCTTCGCGGCCAGGGCGAACAGGTACCGCAGTGAACTGTATCGAACGACCGGGGCGTAAGTTTCGTCGAAGTCTACCCCCTTTCGCTGCGAGTAGCCCTTTATGACCAGCCGCGCCTTGTGCCGCTGCACTCGTCCTTCGGCATcgtgcttgattttgaaaacccACTTGCACTTGATGGCCTTCCGTCCTCTCGGCAGCTCAGCGAGCGTCCACGTGTTGTTGTCGACCAGGGCCTGGAACTCCTCCTGCATGGCCCGTTTCCAGCAATCACGGTCGTCTCGTTTCAGCGCCTCTTGGAACGTAACAGGGTCGTCGACACTAGACCCGGCTGCCATCGCCGCAAAGCCGTGTTCGTCGGCCGATTCGTAGTCGTCGTCCGAAGAACCAGGAAACTCGTCCTCAGATGCAGCTGCCTGTGGAGGGTTGAAACCGGGGAGACCAGGGCACTTGACAGAGAAATCTTTGTACTTGCCTGGTAACGCGTGCTCCCGTCCGCTGCGCCTCAACAGCTGTGACCGAGCTGGTTGTGAAGATTGTTGCGGAGGGAGCACAAGGTCGGTCAACGTTCCCGTGGATGAATCACTCTCACCGCTCGAGTCAGTTTCAGACTGCTCCTCCTCGTCTTCATCGTCCGATCGGGGGTCGATCGGGGCGTCCGGTACAGCTTCGACCGAAACAGGCTCCGCCGGAGCCGGCTGCAACCTCGTCTCTCCGAAGTCCAAAACGTCCAGTGTTACCACCGGGATCGGCTTGACCTGCTGCGCTGCTACCTCGCCGCGTTCGGCGACTCCTTCGTCCAGGAAAATCACCTCGCGACTTATCAGCGTCTTCTTCTGCGTCGGGTCGTACAACCGGTATCCCTTGGTTTCTTCGTCAAAACCGGTAAGGATGCATTCGTGGGATTTGGCGTCCCACTTGCGACGTTTTTGCTTCGGAATCTGGACCATGGCCTTTGTGCCAAAGACACGGAGATGCGAAAGGTTCGGTTTCTTACCAGTCCAGGCTTCATCAGGGGTCATCTCGTGACCACGGGTTGGCGATCGGTTGATCAGGTACACTGCGGTCGACACAGCTTCAGCCCAGAAGCCTTTCGGCAGCTTCGCTTCGAACAGTAGACACCGAGACTTCTCCACGATGGTCCGGTTGGCTCGTTCCGCCATCCCATTCTGCTCGGGGGTGTAATCGTTCGTCGTCTCGTGCCGGATTCCTGCGTTCCGCAGGTAGCCTTGGATGCCCTTGTTGGTGTATTCCTTACCATTGTCGGTGCGCAGCGTCTTCAGCTTCATTCCGGTCTGGCGCTCCGCCATCGCGTGGAAGGTCTTGAACACTGCCAGGACTTCGTCCTCCGACTTTCGTTGCAGGAAATACACGAACATGCGCCGAGACTTGTCGTCGATAAACGTGATGTAGTAACGGTTGCCGCCGTAGGAGTTCACCTCCATCGGCCCGCAGATATCCGAGTGCACCAACTGAAGCAGTTCCGAAGCTCGTGATCCGTTT from Culex quinquefasciatus strain JHB chromosome 3, VPISU_Cqui_1.0_pri_paternal, whole genome shotgun sequence includes:
- the LOC119768617 gene encoding uncharacterized protein LOC119768617 — protein: MKVDQRKEIGGGDETFIEHLPTEILLMIFRKLTFRQLVRASAVSHRWNELMFYLLKDRVKLRIQGLQFSNTEEWAQNRKYAALTFDAVRFGLPKGFNARWLEPLAENVKHLRFYCKLANDGALLELLRPFGAVEELLVKADELDLSKALSSYLRLCRGLLPNLRRLTIGCRYVRMMGLLKEVAPRLVSLDLELLPRLLTKLYVCRFENLESLTLRFPQRQTNIPNMLSFLRCLQEIKDLRKLGLFVNDCISVFRAAFALTSVDDLTLGGTFTVEHFSQIFDDIHRMTNLRSLSIFVITKQFLTVEAALPSLDSLCIGGTIKVNVSILTEKFPNITLLMLTTRTFDWHEVQEIANAWQSTMQHLAIEIRETDQSVIASILTMLKLRKLYLYLNEPSENHIAALIPVACMATLEELHILDKDCKQDATLAELCNCKRSCTIFIGGSLIEDVLADG
- the LOC119769005 gene encoding secreted RxLR effector protein 161-like: MYLAQSTRPDILFAVNTLSRFNRNPGPKHWNAVKHLLRYLRGTATRRLEYKRDAESEIVGYCDADWGSDPDERKSTSGYIFLAQGGAISWSCKKQPTVALSTCEAEYMAVSAAVQEASWWRGISTLFGSNQPIEIRCDNQSCIAIAKNGGYNPRTKHIDIRHHYIRDSLEQGVVKLEYVSTDNQIADGLTKPLQRTKLEENRSSMGITSTSGGVLNWK